The Hymenobacter oligotrophus genome has a window encoding:
- a CDS encoding TonB-dependent receptor, with protein sequence MKYCYPLMLSGLLLTQATPVAMAQTDNPAGNKGPAAQPPRSAADNALQALGGVVRTDEGMPLPGATVFVKGTFIGTSTDQFGKFRLEAPFGSQPVVLVVSYVGYQTQELELRLPDNQLSVGLSASPQQLNETVVSASRVEEQIMRAPVTVEKITGRQIERVSTPEILAGLGQFKGVDVNSASMLFTSISTRGFNTAKSERVIQLYDYADSQLPSLNLSPGNLVGIPEVDMESIEIVHGPASALYGANAFNGVVLFNSKDPFVYEGLTMRLRGGQRNFLDGQLRYARRITDKLAFKVTGSYLTANDWIARNYEANATSANAEGSPLGYDAVNRYGDLSYTFTPQQQLPGGTSPELYGRRLYAPGYTEQELIADDNKTRSYRVEGTLAYLLRDDLKLTLSARRAAGTATYQNLSRFRIKDLGINQYRLELKSSKGFLRAYTTKDFSGDSYELNLLGSFLTVAPAQEGATVSYADQYIGTYNAVYKQARGANRTVEQALAMAQAEAARTMLKSTDPRFATLRQQLIGNDDPVNRGAKMNLDSYLHDVSGQRQFKLAEATQLTVGAAYRAYRLGSGGRIFADTPGNRVRNHEYGAYAQATQTLLDDHLKLAAAVRVDEFKNFKAAVSPRVSAVYSFGAEKQHSFRSSFGSAFRSPAQLEQYTQVDIIGRVYQGNIGNGYQGYSLVNSQGQPLGTAPLSTFELNVKPLGLERVNTLEVGYKGVILPKLYADVNFYTSRYNDFIGATYFVGNTDGTRPTQQQLQTAQRANFGPGQPTRYLFVYNNNEQEVHTRGGAVGLTYYAAQALHLSANYSLNVLDRDNLPQGFVTFFNTPKHKYNVGAEGQVGQHFHYNVNYRWVERHLQEMPFATGTVSDYSTLDASAGYTLPKLGTTLQLGASNLLNNNNVQVYGGPGIGRLAYLGLLIELK encoded by the coding sequence ATGAAGTACTGTTACCCCCTGATGTTATCGGGGCTTTTGCTTACGCAGGCTACCCCGGTTGCCATGGCCCAAACCGACAACCCGGCGGGCAATAAAGGACCGGCCGCGCAACCACCCCGCTCTGCTGCCGACAACGCCCTGCAGGCCCTAGGTGGCGTGGTGCGGACCGACGAAGGCATGCCGCTGCCGGGCGCTACCGTGTTCGTGAAAGGCACATTTATCGGTACCAGCACCGACCAGTTCGGTAAGTTCCGGCTCGAGGCGCCCTTTGGCAGCCAGCCGGTGGTGCTCGTGGTTTCGTACGTGGGCTACCAAACCCAGGAGCTGGAGCTGCGCTTGCCCGATAACCAACTGAGCGTGGGCCTGTCGGCTAGCCCGCAGCAACTAAACGAAACCGTGGTATCGGCCTCGCGCGTGGAGGAACAAATTATGCGCGCTCCGGTAACGGTCGAAAAGATTACCGGCCGCCAGATCGAGCGCGTTTCGACGCCCGAAATTTTGGCTGGTTTGGGCCAGTTTAAGGGCGTCGACGTGAACTCGGCCTCGATGCTGTTTACCTCCATCAGCACGCGCGGCTTCAACACGGCCAAATCGGAGCGCGTAATTCAGCTCTACGACTACGCCGACTCGCAGCTGCCTTCGCTCAACCTCAGCCCCGGTAACCTGGTGGGCATTCCGGAGGTCGACATGGAAAGCATCGAGATTGTGCACGGCCCGGCTTCGGCGCTGTACGGCGCTAACGCCTTCAACGGCGTGGTGCTGTTTAACTCGAAGGACCCGTTTGTGTACGAAGGGCTGACGATGCGGCTGCGCGGCGGCCAGCGCAACTTCCTCGATGGGCAACTGCGCTACGCCCGCCGCATTACCGATAAGCTGGCCTTTAAAGTAACGGGCAGCTACCTCACGGCCAACGACTGGATAGCCCGCAACTACGAGGCCAACGCCACCTCGGCCAACGCCGAAGGCTCGCCCCTGGGTTACGACGCCGTGAACCGCTACGGCGACCTGAGCTACACCTTTACGCCCCAGCAGCAGTTGCCCGGCGGCACCAGCCCCGAGCTGTACGGCCGGCGCCTGTACGCCCCTGGCTACACCGAGCAGGAGCTTATTGCCGACGACAACAAGACCCGCTCGTACCGGGTGGAAGGTACCCTCGCGTACTTGCTGCGCGACGACTTGAAGCTGACGTTGAGCGCCCGCCGCGCCGCCGGCACGGCCACGTACCAAAACCTGAGCCGTTTCCGCATCAAGGACCTAGGCATCAACCAATACCGCCTAGAGCTGAAAAGCTCGAAGGGCTTTTTGCGGGCCTACACCACCAAGGATTTCAGCGGCGACTCGTACGAGCTGAACCTGTTGGGCTCGTTCTTGACCGTTGCCCCGGCTCAGGAAGGCGCCACGGTAAGCTACGCCGACCAATACATTGGCACTTACAACGCCGTGTACAAGCAGGCCCGCGGCGCCAACCGCACCGTGGAGCAGGCCCTGGCTATGGCGCAGGCGGAGGCCGCGCGCACCATGCTGAAGAGCACCGATCCGCGCTTTGCCACTTTGCGCCAGCAACTCATAGGCAACGACGACCCGGTGAACCGGGGCGCCAAGATGAACCTCGACTCGTACTTGCACGACGTGAGCGGCCAGCGCCAGTTTAAGCTGGCCGAGGCTACGCAGTTGACCGTGGGCGCCGCTTACCGCGCGTACCGCTTAGGCTCGGGCGGCCGCATTTTTGCCGATACGCCGGGCAACCGCGTCCGCAACCACGAGTATGGCGCCTACGCCCAGGCTACCCAAACCCTGCTCGACGACCACCTGAAGCTGGCCGCCGCAGTCCGCGTCGATGAGTTCAAGAACTTTAAGGCGGCTGTGTCGCCGCGGGTGTCGGCCGTGTATTCGTTTGGTGCCGAAAAGCAGCACAGCTTCCGCAGCAGCTTTGGCTCGGCCTTCCGCAGCCCGGCGCAGCTGGAGCAATACACGCAGGTGGATATTATCGGGCGTGTGTACCAAGGCAACATCGGCAACGGCTACCAGGGCTACAGCCTCGTGAACAGCCAGGGCCAGCCGCTTGGCACGGCGCCGCTCAGCACCTTCGAGCTGAACGTGAAGCCCTTAGGTCTGGAGCGCGTAAACACCTTGGAGGTGGGTTACAAAGGCGTTATTCTGCCCAAGCTGTACGCCGATGTAAACTTCTACACCAGCCGCTACAACGACTTCATCGGGGCCACTTACTTTGTGGGCAACACCGATGGCACGCGCCCCACGCAGCAGCAGCTGCAAACGGCCCAGCGCGCCAACTTTGGGCCGGGCCAGCCCACGCGCTACCTGTTTGTGTACAACAACAACGAGCAGGAGGTGCACACGCGCGGCGGCGCCGTGGGCCTTACGTACTACGCCGCTCAGGCCCTGCACCTCTCGGCCAACTACTCGCTGAACGTGCTCGACCGCGACAACCTGCCCCAAGGTTTCGTAACGTTCTTCAACACGCCCAAGCACAAGTATAACGTGGGCGCCGAAGGCCAGGTGGGCCAGCACTTCCACTACAACGTAAACTACCGCTGGGTGGAGCGCCACTTGCAGGAAATGCCCTTTGCCACCGGCACCGTTAGCGACTACAGCACGCTTGATGCTTCGGCCGGCTACACGCTGCCCAAGCTGGGCACCACGCTGCAACTGGGTGCTTCCAACCTGCTCAACAACAACAACGTGCAGGTATACGGTGGCCCCGGCATCGGCCGCCTAGCTTACCTAGGCTTGCTTATCGAGCTGAAGTAA
- a CDS encoding FAD-dependent oxidoreductase, translating to MTSNAPQPAASHNQTEKEQLTVMGGGLVGSLLSLYLARHGHRVQVFERRPDPRRAGADGGRSINLALSDRGWRALEGIGIAEAVREVAIPMYGRVMHDAQGNLSYQPYGQPGQGIYSVSRGGLNRRLLDLAEAEPNIQLNFGQQCLEVDLRGQQLHLRDAATGQEKHLGYQRLFGTDGAFSAVRGSMQRTDRFDYAQSYLEYGYKELTIAPAADGTWQLEKHALHIWPRGRYMMIALPNLDGTFTCTLFFPFEGEESFAALRTPEQVQAFFERVFPDAVPLMPELTDDFFGNPTASLVTVKCFPWAHQDDVVLLGDAAHAIVPFYGQGMNAGFEDCTVLDELLRQHPGNWHAVFQEFQRVRKPNADAIADLAVYNFVEMRDKVADPKFLLQKKIESKIAAQYPDQWLPLYSQVTFSHRPYAEAWANGQRQDAIMGRLMAHIRTEEDYDRSEVQQLVQQEMAQVDK from the coding sequence ATGACCTCCAACGCTCCCCAACCTGCCGCATCACACAACCAAACTGAAAAAGAGCAGCTTACCGTAATGGGTGGCGGCTTGGTAGGCTCGTTGCTGAGCTTGTACTTGGCCCGGCACGGGCACCGGGTGCAAGTGTTCGAGCGGCGGCCCGATCCGCGCCGGGCTGGCGCCGACGGTGGCCGCTCCATCAATTTGGCGTTGTCGGACCGCGGGTGGCGCGCCCTAGAGGGCATTGGCATTGCCGAAGCCGTGCGCGAAGTGGCCATTCCGATGTACGGCCGCGTGATGCACGACGCGCAGGGCAACCTCAGTTACCAACCCTACGGGCAGCCGGGGCAGGGCATTTACTCGGTGTCGCGCGGGGGGCTAAACCGTCGCCTGCTCGATTTGGCCGAGGCCGAGCCTAACATTCAGCTCAACTTCGGGCAGCAATGCCTCGAGGTGGATTTGCGCGGCCAACAGCTGCACCTGCGCGACGCCGCCACCGGCCAGGAAAAGCACCTAGGGTACCAGCGCCTGTTTGGCACCGACGGCGCCTTTTCGGCTGTGCGCGGCTCCATGCAGCGCACCGACCGCTTCGACTACGCGCAATCATACTTGGAATATGGCTACAAGGAGCTGACCATCGCGCCGGCCGCCGACGGTACCTGGCAGCTCGAAAAACACGCCCTGCACATTTGGCCGCGCGGGCGCTACATGATGATTGCCTTGCCCAACCTCGACGGTACCTTCACGTGCACGCTGTTCTTTCCCTTCGAGGGCGAAGAATCGTTTGCTGCGTTGCGCACGCCCGAGCAGGTGCAGGCATTCTTCGAACGCGTATTTCCGGATGCCGTGCCGCTGATGCCTGAACTCACCGACGACTTTTTTGGCAACCCCACCGCGTCGCTCGTTACGGTAAAGTGCTTTCCGTGGGCGCACCAGGACGATGTGGTGCTGCTCGGCGACGCGGCCCACGCCATTGTGCCGTTTTACGGCCAGGGCATGAACGCCGGCTTCGAGGATTGCACCGTACTGGATGAGCTGCTGCGCCAGCACCCTGGCAATTGGCACGCCGTGTTTCAGGAGTTTCAGCGTGTGCGCAAGCCCAACGCCGACGCCATAGCCGATTTAGCGGTGTACAACTTCGTGGAGATGCGCGACAAGGTGGCCGATCCGAAGTTCTTGTTGCAGAAGAAAATAGAAAGCAAGATTGCCGCGCAGTACCCCGATCAGTGGTTGCCGCTGTATTCGCAGGTTACGTTCTCGCACCGCCCCTACGCCGAAGCCTGGGCCAACGGCCAGCGGCAAGACGCCATTATGGGCCGCCTGATGGCCCACATCCGCACCGAAGAAGACTACGACCGCTCTGAGGTGCAGCAACTGGTGCAGCAGGAAATGGCGCAGGTAGATAAGTAA
- a CDS encoding TonB-dependent receptor, with protein sequence MRQLYPCLLALGGALLAAPALAQSEAGVSGVVRNDAGEPIPGATVFLKGTLIGTGTNYLGQFSLPADFSRGPVVISISFVGYETRELELTKPTPDVVVTLNEAVTLNEVVVAASRVEESLQQAPVTIEKVGAQQIMRVPPPDVLASLNNYKGIDVNSSSMVMSSLSTRGFNSPKSERVIQLVDYFDTQSPSLNVNSGNLTGIPELDIASIEVIHGPASALYGANAFNGVVLLNSKDPFVTEGLSARVRGGERTYLDGQLRYAKKFGNKLALKVVGSYLTGQDWLANNFDPTSKRVVPTNNDANSPLGYDAVNRYGDVSNTFRTGQPFPTGVSPELVGKTVFMPGFSEQTLVADDDKARSFKVVPTVSYLLTDKLKATVSASLARGTASYQSSSRYRLRNFGTNQYRGELKGEQWFLRGSSTQDFGNSSYDLGFLGSFLQTSPTSEGANAPSYAQQYFGTYNFAYKQARAAGLPAEQALQVAQREANKQQLDPNSERFSQLRAAIIKDATPGRGARLNASSLLNEGNAQYNFRLGGKTDLILGAAYRKFRLGSNGNLFSDDNERIQNHEMGAYTQLAHQLLDDRLKLALAVRVDDFKNFDPAVSPRASVVYSAGANKQHSFRASYGRAFRSPTQLDQYIRLDVGQVLLLGNVGNGYQGYALTAQGVGSAINLAPLKLERLSTYEGGYRGVFANKLSVDINYFRSQYNDFIGGRRFIGNTNGTRPTPQELQAAAPAQFQNKALPTRVLQVWTNADQEVRTQGAAIGLSYNVAKPLNLTANYSLNVLDRDNIADPEFQTFFNTPKHKYNVGANGAAGQFSYSLNYRWAQGHLYETPFAVGELSDYSALDAYVGYALPKYSSTLQVGASNVLDSRNVQIYGGPQIGRLAYVGLLVDIK encoded by the coding sequence ATGCGGCAACTATACCCCTGCCTGCTTGCTTTGGGCGGCGCGCTGTTAGCAGCTCCTGCGCTTGCCCAGTCGGAAGCCGGTGTTAGCGGCGTCGTACGCAACGATGCTGGCGAGCCTATACCCGGCGCTACTGTTTTCTTGAAAGGCACCCTTATCGGTACCGGCACCAACTACCTAGGGCAGTTTTCGCTGCCCGCCGATTTCAGCCGCGGGCCCGTGGTTATCTCCATCTCGTTTGTGGGCTACGAAACCCGCGAGTTGGAACTGACTAAGCCCACTCCCGATGTGGTGGTTACGCTGAACGAAGCCGTAACCCTGAACGAAGTGGTAGTGGCGGCCTCGCGCGTGGAAGAATCGTTGCAACAGGCACCCGTAACCATTGAGAAAGTAGGCGCGCAGCAGATTATGCGCGTGCCTCCGCCCGATGTGCTGGCCAGCCTGAACAACTACAAAGGCATCGACGTGAACTCGAGCAGCATGGTGATGAGCAGCCTCAGCACCCGCGGCTTTAACTCTCCTAAATCGGAGCGCGTAATTCAGCTGGTCGATTACTTCGATACCCAGTCGCCTTCGCTCAACGTTAACTCGGGCAACCTCACGGGCATTCCGGAGTTGGATATTGCCAGCATTGAAGTGATTCACGGTCCGGCTTCGGCGCTGTACGGCGCCAACGCCTTCAACGGTGTGGTGCTGCTAAACTCGAAAGACCCGTTTGTGACCGAAGGGCTGAGCGCCCGCGTGCGCGGCGGCGAACGGACGTACCTCGACGGGCAGCTGCGCTACGCCAAGAAGTTTGGCAACAAACTCGCCCTTAAGGTGGTAGGCAGCTACCTCACCGGTCAGGACTGGTTGGCCAACAACTTCGACCCGACCAGCAAGCGCGTGGTGCCGACCAACAACGACGCCAACTCGCCCTTGGGCTACGACGCCGTGAACCGCTACGGCGACGTGTCGAACACCTTCCGGACCGGCCAGCCTTTCCCAACGGGCGTTAGCCCCGAGCTGGTGGGCAAAACGGTGTTCATGCCGGGCTTTAGCGAGCAAACGCTCGTGGCCGACGACGACAAAGCCCGGTCGTTTAAGGTAGTGCCCACGGTATCGTACCTGCTTACCGATAAGCTGAAGGCCACCGTAAGCGCCAGCCTGGCCCGCGGCACTGCCAGTTACCAAAGCTCGAGCCGCTACCGCCTACGCAACTTCGGCACCAACCAGTACCGCGGCGAACTGAAGGGCGAGCAATGGTTTTTGCGCGGCTCCTCCACCCAGGACTTCGGCAACAGCAGCTACGACCTAGGTTTCCTAGGTTCGTTTCTTCAGACCTCTCCAACTTCCGAGGGTGCCAACGCTCCGTCGTACGCGCAGCAATATTTCGGCACCTACAATTTTGCTTACAAGCAAGCTCGTGCAGCCGGCCTTCCGGCCGAACAAGCCCTGCAGGTGGCCCAGCGCGAGGCCAACAAGCAGCAACTCGACCCGAACAGCGAGCGGTTCAGCCAGCTGCGCGCGGCCATTATCAAGGACGCAACGCCTGGCCGCGGCGCGCGCCTGAACGCCAGCTCGCTGCTGAACGAAGGCAACGCGCAGTACAACTTCCGCCTGGGTGGCAAAACCGACCTGATTTTGGGTGCGGCGTACCGCAAATTCCGTTTGGGCTCGAACGGCAACCTGTTTTCGGACGACAACGAGCGCATCCAGAACCACGAAATGGGTGCCTACACCCAGCTGGCGCACCAACTGCTCGACGACCGCCTGAAGCTGGCGCTGGCCGTGCGCGTGGATGATTTCAAGAACTTCGACCCGGCTGTGTCGCCGCGGGCCTCGGTTGTATACTCGGCCGGTGCCAACAAGCAACACAGCTTCCGGGCCAGCTACGGCCGCGCCTTCCGCTCGCCCACCCAGCTCGATCAGTACATCCGCCTCGATGTAGGCCAAGTATTGCTGCTTGGCAACGTGGGCAACGGCTACCAAGGCTACGCCCTCACGGCGCAAGGCGTGGGCAGCGCTATCAACTTGGCCCCGCTGAAACTGGAGCGCCTGAGCACCTACGAAGGCGGCTACCGTGGCGTATTTGCCAACAAGCTGAGCGTCGACATCAACTACTTCCGCAGCCAGTACAACGACTTTATTGGTGGCCGCCGCTTTATCGGCAACACCAACGGCACGCGCCCCACGCCGCAGGAGTTGCAGGCCGCCGCGCCCGCGCAGTTCCAGAACAAGGCCCTGCCCACCCGCGTGCTGCAGGTATGGACGAACGCCGATCAGGAGGTGCGCACCCAAGGTGCGGCCATTGGCCTAAGCTACAACGTGGCTAAACCCCTGAACCTGACGGCCAACTACTCGCTGAACGTGCTCGACCGCGACAACATTGCCGACCCCGAGTTCCAGACGTTCTTCAACACGCCCAAGCACAAGTACAACGTGGGTGCCAACGGTGCCGCTGGCCAGTTTAGCTACTCGCTGAACTACCGCTGGGCCCAAGGCCACCTCTACGAAACGCCGTTTGCCGTTGGCGAGCTGAGCGATTACAGCGCCCTGGATGCTTACGTAGGCTACGCCCTGCCCAAGTACTCGAGCACGCTGCAAGTAGGGGCCTCGAACGTACTCGACAGCCGCAACGTGCAGATTTACGGCGGTCCGCAGATTGGCCGCTTGGCCTACGTGGGCCTGCTCGTCGACATTAAGTAG
- a CDS encoding alpha-ketoglutarate-dependent dioxygenase AlkB family protein, which translates to MPRADVRFQNDFLPPNEAAALFLELTNGIAWRQEAIHLFGRAVPQPRLIAWHGDAGATYRYSGLQLQPEPLTPVLHALRLRLQQATGAAYNSVLLNLYRHGQDSMGWHADDESELGPAPVIASLSLGATRRFRFRPRSGAGFEAAPVSLELPGGSLLLMQGPTQHNWQHALPKTARSVGPRINLTFRRIVA; encoded by the coding sequence ATGCCCCGCGCCGACGTGCGCTTCCAAAACGACTTTCTGCCCCCCAACGAAGCCGCGGCCTTGTTTCTGGAGCTGACCAACGGCATTGCGTGGCGGCAAGAAGCAATTCACCTGTTTGGCCGCGCGGTGCCGCAGCCCCGCCTTATTGCCTGGCACGGCGACGCCGGCGCTACTTACCGCTACTCGGGCTTGCAGCTGCAGCCCGAGCCGCTCACGCCTGTGCTGCATGCCTTGCGCCTGCGCCTGCAGCAAGCCACCGGTGCCGCGTACAACAGCGTGCTGCTCAACCTCTACCGCCACGGGCAAGACAGCATGGGCTGGCACGCCGACGACGAGTCCGAACTTGGTCCCGCTCCCGTTATTGCTTCGCTGAGCCTAGGTGCCACGCGGCGCTTTCGGTTTCGGCCGCGTAGCGGGGCCGGTTTCGAAGCGGCGCCCGTGTCGCTCGAGTTGCCCGGCGGCAGCCTGCTGCTGATGCAAGGCCCCACGCAGCACAACTGGCAGCATGCCCTGCCTAAAACGGCCCGCTCAGTGGGTCCGCGTATCAACCTCACGTTTCGTCGCATCGTGGCCTAG